One Thermococcus sp. genomic window, CTCAAAGCGGACTTCGTAAGGGTGAATGTGCTGAGCGGTGTAGCTTACACTGACCAAGGCATCATTGAAGGGATTGCCCATGAGCTGGCAAAGCTGAGAAAGCTTTTGCCAGGCAGAATAAAGGTTTTTGCCGATGTGCATGTCAAGCACGCGGTTCACTTCTTTGACTTCGAAGGTGCCATGAGGGACACCGTTGAGAGGGGTTTAGCCGACGCAATTGTCGTCAGCGGAAAGGCCACTGGAAAACCCGTTGACATGGAAAAGCTCGCCCTAGCTAAGAGAATCTCGCCCGTTCCTGTCATAGTGGGCTCCGGAACGGGCTATGACAACTTTCCTGAGCTCTGGAAATACACCGATGCTTTCATCGTGGGCACGTGGATCAAGCGCGACGGAAAGGTCGAGAACGAG contains:
- a CDS encoding BtpA/SgcQ family protein, which codes for MLTEFERKPLIGMVHLRPLPGSYLYDGNLDGVIESALRDAKTLEEAGFDAIMVENFGDVPFPKYVDKTTVAAFTVVAKEVRDGVNLPVGINVLRNDGIAAYSIAYALKADFVRVNVLSGVAYTDQGIIEGIAHELAKLRKLLPGRIKVFADVHVKHAVHFFDFEGAMRDTVERGLADAIVVSGKATGKPVDMEKLALAKRISPVPVIVGSGTGYDNFPELWKYTDAFIVGTWIKRDGKVENEVSLERAKKLVDLAKKLRGNEL